In Phreatobacter stygius, a genomic segment contains:
- a CDS encoding sulfite exporter TauE/SafE family protein — protein MTLAAFPTDPAFYAVGITATFLMGLGKGAFGGGLAILGIPLLALVMDPIQASIVTALLVAFMDIFAIGSFPRSAWSKPDLAWLLPGLVAGTLAGFMVFEYVDQRVLALIIAVITLAFTARYFLKTGAAAPSLPVSPRLALAASAGAGFTTYIAHAGGPPLAMYLLRRDLTKTAYAATTIVVFTLGNLIKLPGFVYSGLDQPGVFVKALALAPIVPVGVLIGRRLHDGLSREKLYGLCYGLVGIAGAKLLWDAIRALWPT, from the coding sequence ATGACGCTTGCGGCCTTCCCAACCGATCCAGCCTTTTATGCCGTCGGCATCACCGCGACCTTCCTGATGGGGCTCGGCAAGGGCGCCTTCGGCGGCGGCCTGGCGATCCTCGGCATTCCGCTGCTGGCGCTGGTCATGGATCCGATCCAGGCGTCGATCGTCACCGCCCTGCTCGTCGCCTTCATGGACATTTTCGCGATCGGCAGCTTTCCGCGCAGCGCCTGGTCAAAGCCCGATCTGGCCTGGCTGCTGCCGGGCCTGGTCGCCGGCACCCTTGCCGGGTTCATGGTGTTTGAATATGTCGACCAGCGCGTTCTCGCGCTGATCATCGCAGTGATCACGCTTGCCTTTACCGCCCGCTATTTCCTGAAAACCGGCGCCGCCGCGCCAAGCCTGCCGGTATCGCCACGCCTGGCGCTCGCCGCCAGTGCCGGGGCCGGCTTCACCACCTATATCGCCCATGCCGGCGGCCCGCCGCTCGCCATGTATCTGCTGCGCCGCGATCTGACCAAGACCGCCTATGCGGCAACCACCATCGTCGTGTTCACGCTCGGCAATCTGATCAAGCTGCCGGGCTTCGTCTATTCGGGGCTCGACCAGCCGGGGGTGTTCGTCAAGGCGCTGGCGCTCGCGCCGATCGTGCCGGTCGGCGTGCTGATCGGCCGGCGGCTGCATGACGGCCTGTCGCGTGAAAAGCTCTACGGTCTTTGTTATGGCCTGGTCGGAATCGCCGGCGCCAAGCTGCTCTGGGATGCGATCCGCGCATTGTGGCCGACATGA
- a CDS encoding DUF1127 domain-containing protein produces MAMITATLASAFFSVVGVARRQVQVINSWRQARQDYAALCEMDDKTLADLGLSRGDLRDATAAGYFGDPTVIVATRAAERGHGRRPQVVAVTGPSIVPDVVSHLPRVATCN; encoded by the coding sequence ATGGCTATGATCACCGCTACTCTCGCTTCCGCCTTTTTCTCGGTGGTCGGCGTTGCGCGTCGTCAGGTCCAGGTGATCAATTCCTGGCGTCAGGCGCGACAGGACTATGCTGCCCTGTGCGAGATGGACGACAAAACGCTCGCCGACCTCGGCTTGTCGCGAGGCGATCTTCGAGACGCCACGGCAGCCGGATATTTCGGCGATCCGACTGTGATCGTCGCGACCCGTGCCGCCGAACGTGGCCATGGCCGCCGGCCGCAGGTAGTCGCCGTCACCGGCCCGTCGATCGTCCCCGACGTCGTCAGTCATCTGCCGCGCGTCGCCACCTGCAATTGA
- a CDS encoding LysR substrate-binding domain-containing protein: MAILLDIDQLRTFMAIADTGSFTRAADVVFKTQSAVSMQMKRLEERVGKALFERDGRASRLTEDGERLLDYARRIVKLNMEAVSAFSGAELTGRVRLGVPDDYADRYLPEILARFSRSNPRAEVTVVCEPSSMLAERIQANDLDIAIITHRPEKGPALVFRREQLLWVASARASVHCDDPVPLAVGRPTCDWRRAATERLESAGRAYRILYASWNSTAVGAAVMAGLAVSVLPESALRPGMRVLQAADGFPALPSVRIALLRNPHEMSALADALADHVVSGLDNLSEHAQAAE, encoded by the coding sequence ATGGCCATTCTTCTCGACATCGATCAATTGCGAACCTTCATGGCGATTGCCGATACCGGCAGCTTCACCCGGGCGGCGGACGTGGTGTTCAAGACCCAGTCGGCCGTGTCCATGCAGATGAAGCGGCTGGAGGAGCGGGTCGGCAAGGCGCTGTTCGAACGCGACGGCCGCGCTTCGCGGCTGACCGAGGATGGCGAGCGCCTGCTCGACTACGCCCGGCGCATTGTGAAGCTCAACATGGAGGCGGTTTCGGCCTTTTCCGGCGCCGAACTGACCGGCCGGGTCCGACTCGGCGTGCCGGACGACTATGCCGACCGCTATTTGCCGGAAATCCTGGCGCGGTTCTCGCGGTCGAACCCGCGGGCCGAAGTGACGGTGGTCTGCGAACCCTCGTCCATGCTGGCCGAACGCATTCAGGCCAATGATCTCGACATCGCCATCATCACCCATCGGCCGGAAAAGGGCCCGGCCCTGGTGTTCCGGCGCGAACAGCTGCTCTGGGTCGCCTCCGCCCGCGCTTCGGTCCATTGCGACGATCCGGTGCCCCTGGCCGTCGGCCGGCCGACCTGCGACTGGCGCCGCGCCGCCACCGAAAGGCTGGAGAGCGCCGGACGCGCCTATCGCATCCTCTATGCCAGCTGGAACTCGACCGCGGTCGGTGCCGCCGTCATGGCCGGGCTCGCCGTCTCGGTGCTGCCGGAATCGGCCCTGCGTCCCGGCATGCGTGTGCTGCAGGCCGCGGACGGCTTCCCGGCGCTGCCGAGCGTGCGCATCGCGCTGCTGCGCAACCCCCACGAAATGTCGGCGCTCGCCGACGCGCTGGCCGACCACGTGGTGTCCGGCCTCGACAACCTCAGCGAACACGCGCAAGCCGCCGAATAG
- a CDS encoding GFA family protein has translation MGRHFGSCHCGAVSFRLDADIVELTTCDCSLCAKRNALMTKVHESQLTILSGADALRLYEWNTRRAKHYFCSVCGIYTFHRKRAAPDHYGVNIFCLDDFDPSAVPVRATEGIGMTVVDPAARDQWPGPRDPAV, from the coding sequence ATGGGGCGCCATTTCGGCTCATGCCATTGTGGCGCGGTCAGCTTCCGGCTCGATGCCGATATCGTCGAGCTGACGACCTGCGACTGTTCGCTTTGCGCCAAGCGCAATGCCCTCATGACCAAGGTCCACGAGAGCCAATTGACCATCCTGTCCGGCGCCGACGCGCTGAGGCTCTATGAATGGAATACGCGCCGCGCCAAGCACTATTTCTGTTCGGTCTGCGGCATCTACACCTTTCACCGCAAGCGCGCCGCGCCCGACCACTACGGGGTCAATATCTTCTGCCTGGATGATTTCGACCCGTCGGCGGTGCCGGTGCGCGCGACCGAGGGCATCGGCATGACGGTTGTCGATCCGGCCGCCCGCGACCAATGGCCGGGGCCGCGCGACCCGGCGGTGTGA